The nucleotide window TGTCACAGAAATCTGAGGAAGAGCAGCTTTTAAGCTCTGCATTTTCCCCAACAGGAGAAAAAGTTCTTTagagaaactgaaaatgaagcacagacagcagagcagccagctctgccacagTGACAAAGGAATCCAAAGGAAagatttccatttattttcctttcaggggcagctgtgctcagccagtGGGCAAAGACAGGTTATGTGAATAAAAGGCTGTGCATTCTTTCATGCCTTAGGTATGAATGCCAAATACAAGCTAGCCAGGAATTTTACCAATGATGTACGAGGACTTTTTAAGGAGCAGTAGAACCTAGGAGGTGGTGGGACATGGGATTTCTCCTTCCTGACCACTACAGCCCAGGACTCTTGGAATAAGGCATCTTCTATCTGAATTTGAtggatgcagctgctgctgcttctgcttggGGGTCCAGCCAGGAGCAAGCCAGAGCTCCTAATCCAAACCAGTGGAtacaaaaccacacacacagacacacagagacgAGGACAGAGGGAGCAGTGTCTTTCCCAGCACACACAAATGCCCCCCCATAAAcccacccacagccccactgTCCTTCAGCTCCAGCCACAAGCACCCAAGGTCACCAGTGCGTGACACAACCCCCCCAGTCTCCAGTTGCACAAGGACACCTCACTCACAGAGCCTTCAGACACTGCCACAGGATTTAACTTTGTCAAATACCCATGCCCAGACCCTGAGCCCCCTTATCCTGCCATTGGGGGGCTCTTTCCAAATCCTGGTTTTCCTCCTTGCCAGCTTGTCCAGCCCTTAGTTTGGCAGTGAGCTTTGGATCCCAACAGCATCTGGCTGCCCACACTGGCTACCCCATGGCTGGGCCCAGATCCTAAAGCCCTTATGACCCATGGCCTCTTCTCCACCTGCAGGTGTCCAGACCTTCCAATAAAACACACCCACACATGCTGATGCAGCACAGAAAGTAAGGTCAAGCAGAAAATCATCAAAAAAGCTTTTAATGAGAAGCTGGGATTGACTGCAGTGATGAGGCAAAAGGTTGTCAGACAAGAGCAATGCTCAAGAGACATTCCTCTTTTGTCCCCCCTTCCATTTTTCCATACAAGTCCACATCCACCTCcaccctctcctccctctgctcctgtctCCTCCCAAACAAAGCACCTCTAATTACTCTTCCCCATCCATCCCAGTTTTGCCATACTCCTACCCAAAATAAGTATTTCTGCTATTACTTGAATCCCTTACTGACACAGCATGGCAGACCTTGCAAGATCTCCCCAATATTCCTTTCAATTATTTGTGAGGTTTGATAACCTTCCCCTTAAACATCAGTGGaatttgtttccatctctcccaGCAATCTGTAAACTCTGTCAACCTCTCAATATCACTGCTGTTCAGCAATTTCTTGTttgtgaagcagcagctcctcacgGTCTTTTCAGCTGGCAAAGCCTCAGCCAGAGCCTGGACATCTGCCTGCATAACACGAGGACGTTTAATTCTaggacagaaacaaaataaagtgCAGACGCACTAAACTGCCACAGGTTTAATACGTGGCAGTGCTGAAATCCGAAACTGTTCCTGCGAAACAGCTGTGATGCAGCTCATCTGCCGCAGCCAAACGTCTGGTTCCAGGTTTCATAGAGCTCCAGGTCCTTGGGGGACACGCTGGGCCGCACCGTCCTCAGGGCACTCTCGAAGTCCAGGAACGAGATGGGCCGTACCTGCTCCGGCGTGATGGTTGCAATGTCCATGGACTGCAGACTGCGGATAGGGCCCAGAGAAGCTTCCCGACAGAGCTGTGTCATGTCTGCCCCAGAAAACCCATCGGATTTCTGGACTATGAGTTTGATTTCCTCTTCATTCAGAGAGCAGTGCTCCTTTGCCATCAGCCGGGTAACAATCTGCTTCCTGGCGGAGGCTTCTGGGAGAGGGATGTACAGTCTCTTCACCAGTCTCCTTCGGGCAGCTTCATCAATTTCCTGGGGTCGATTTGTTGCTCCAACCACCAGAATACGATCTTCAGAGGAGGTTGTTGCCCCATCTAACTGCAccagaaattcagtttttattctCCTGGACGACTCGTGCTCCCCCTCGCCGCGCTGGGACAACAGGGAATCGATCTCATCGATGAAAATCACTGCTGGCTGCTGACACCGCGCCACAGCGAACAACGCACGGACCATCTTCTCCCCCTCACCCACCCACTTGGAAGTCAGAGAGGAAGCACTGATGCTAAAAAACGTTGCTCCAGACTGGCATGCGATGCACTTGCCTATGAGGGTCTTGCCAGTCCCAGGGGGGCCAAAGAGCAGAATTCCTTTCGGAGGACCACGCAAGCCGGTGAAGATATCTGGTCTCAGCATGGGCCACACAACTATTTCTTTTATAGTAGCTTTGGCAAATTCAACTCCAGCAATGTCATCCCAGCTGACCGGAGGCCCGTGGTCCATGATCTCATGCATGATGAGCTCAACCATTTTTGGTTCTATGTTTTTTAGCCGTTCATCCACAGGCAGCAATGGGTCTGTTGATTCCCCTACATGAGGCTTACACTGTGCTCCTCCATTTTCAGTTCCATCTTGCTTTGGAACTGGAGGCACAAACTTGCCGAAGGGACCCCGAGACCTGCCTGCACCCAGGGACTTTTTTACTCCTCCATATGACGAGACCGGTGCACGCTGGTTTTGAGATTTCTTTTGCTGATCCACCCACAGCTGTTCCTTTGCAGTTTTAAACCCAAGAGCACTGCTCtcttcatttctgtttctctgcccTGAAAAGCCGTTAGTTTCTGTAGAAATGGAAGCCTGACATGGAGCAAGGCTAGGAATAGCTGTGCTGCCTTCATCAGCCAGACCATagaatgcttttcttttcccagaattTGCAGACCAGGCAGGTACACCTGACTGGCCGAAAAGAGACGAATTTTGTCCATCACAACAGTTACCTGGCATTTTCAGAGAACTACTGTTAGTGGCTTCTTTACTTCCAAAGAGCGGAGTTGCCTGGAAACCTGGAAGAACCTGTCTGCTTAAGGAGGCTGAAGCGGCAGGAAGTGTGTCTGAAGTTCTGGTCACAGAAGGCACACTGCTTTGAAGGAACTTGGAAGATGAGGGATGCCCAAGAAGATCTGGTCCCTGACTTGCACATTTTGCTGAGGCAGCAGTGAGCTCAGTCTCCCTGGTACTGCCAAAGACATCGAGTTTaggaagagctggagcagcagaggcgCTGACCCCTTTATCAGCTCGTACACAAGCATCTGTCTGTGCCATCTGAGAGCTCTGGAAAATTTTGCCAGCCTGCATCCTCTCTCGCACACACTTTAATTCAAACACATTATCTGTTGTCAAGGCAGATTGCCACTTGTCACTGTCACTTTGCTGACATTTTGCCAAAGTCAAAATGTTTTCCGCATAGTTATTCAAGCCAGTCTCTGCGTTGCCAGAGTCAACAATCGCAGAGTATTTCTCTGCGTACTTCTTAAACAGgttggcagcacagagctgggagatcTCGGAGTTTGCCCATGCATACTGAATGCGCAGGATCTTGGCACGGTACCCATCTGCCTTCTGCCCGGGCGTGCAGGTGCCAGAGGTGACAGCAAAGTAACTTTCCTGCCAGTCACTCAGGTGCACTGCGCTGGGGGTGGGGGCCTCCATCACTGATGCTGGAACAGACAAAAAATACCTGCAGTTATAAAATGCCATTACACACCATCTGCACCAGCTGCTTCCTCCCTTTCTTAAATACTTACAGGAAAACTTACATTATTTTAActgagagaaacagagcaggagGTCTTGCAAGCTACTTAGCCAGTCTGGACACTTTATCTTTTCAAAAAGCAACCAGCTCTGTGGTACAAAGGCATTTAGACTGaggttcttttttcttccttgtccaaagaaagaaaagaaaaaagtggggggaaaagaaaaaaagaaagagtttgCTTCTAACCAGAGGTCTCCTGGGGAGGTAAGTAGGCTGCAAAGAATGGTAACAGATGGCCAAGCAAAAACTGGCCTTGTTAAACGAAATCACCAGTGCTTTCATTCTTATTTGACAGAATATGGCACAGTGCAGCAGAGGACAGAGGATACACCACTGtcagaataatttcatttattacaGTGAtggtaataaaaatataacGATTAAGCTAGTAAGTAAAATTGTGTGCAGCATCTCCGAGGGGAGATAAAAATGGAATTATTAATCCTGAATGTAGCAAGACTtcatattaagaaaatattaacagattactagaaaatattcaaaactaTTTCTTCTATTTAGAAGGCACTAAAGTGTTCCCATTTTACACTTTAGAGAAACAAAGCTCTTGCGTGTTTAAAGCAATGCTTATTTCTCAGTTTCAGAAAGCGGAATTTAAACCCCTTTAGTGTTGGGTTTCTTTTAAGAAATAGGAAAGATGACATTTGACTCAGGAGGAGTATTTTGTTTGACTTGAAATGATTTGCTCATGTCcacaatgtattttctttctctgcaaagCATCGTGTCCATATACTCTGCACCCTTTCCAACAGTGTGAGTCAAGTTGCAATCCTCTGGATCAGCTACAGACTGTGTAGGAGTGGAGATGAAGGTACAGGTGCAACGTTCATGCAAGGCTGGGAAGACAGAACTGAAAGAATCCAGACTATGTGAGGTTGTCCTCTCTAATTATTTGCAAAAAGTCTGGCATCAGCATTAGACAACAGAGAGCACAGTATGATTATTGCTCATATGCTTATATGGCCGCACACATGATAAATAATGAGGATGTCAATCATTtttgtttgaatattttttttactacagCCCAGTTATGTAGAGCTGTTTAGAAAagtcaaaatacattttacctGCAAATCTGGCACTTCTACAAGCAAATccaattaaaacaaacaaacaaaaccaaaccacaaaagcaAGACTTTCTGAAAAGTTACTGCCAACTTTTGCACCATGAGAAGTGTAACTTGCACCTAGAGAATGTGATTCAAACTCACATCATCCTCCATCCATAGCTGAGTGACAGGAGAATAGGAGATGAAAGGCTGCAGCCTTTTACTTCTTTTCTCTAATTGGCTTTCACTGTGCACATCATTTTTTTTGTAACTGTTGAATCAAAAATATCTTAAGTGATATAAAAGCATAAATTCAGGAAAAGCTTAATAGCAGGTATTTGCCCCGATGAAATACTTCCATAGTTCAGAACATAAAATCTCAAGATCAGCACCACTTTCTAAAGGATTCAGTGGTCCCCTCCACAGCGCTGAGGGAAGGTCATAACAAGTGAAGAGTGGCAACCAGTTTGAAATTTGTTTGATTattctcagaatcacagaatggggaaggttggaagagaccacagcggtcatctggtccaacatccctgctcaagcagggtcatcccagcACACACGggacaggattgtgtccagacagttcctgaatatctccagtgagggagactccacagcctctctgggcaacctgttccgGTGTGGTCACTCCCACGGGAGAGAAGTTCTTCCCCATATCCAGGTGGAGCTTCCTATGCCTCAGTTTCTGCCATcgcctcttgtcctattgctcgGCACCACCAAGAAGAGCGTGGATCCACCCTCTCGACACCCACCCTTTAGTTATTTATATACATCTTAAACACCGTCTAGCATCATTCTTTCCCCCGCGTCTAATCCATATTAATTGTCCTCATAGCCTTACAACTTCTCTCCAAGAGAGCCACTTGCACACACGTTCAGCCAGAACAGTTCCCAGACGAGGACACCGTACTCCGTGCGCACGCCTGAAGCTGGGGCTGTATCCAAGCACCGCCACCAATGGATCTGGCACTCGGGGCGTGCTCGCCTCAGCGCGGAGCGggcgggagctgctgctgctgccgccacACACGAGCGCGCCGAGCACGGGGCCCAGGGAAACACAGCCAGCACACCCACCCCTTCACTGCCCTCAGGAATCCAGCCGGGAAGCTGCCTGGGCGTGGCTGAGCCCTCGTCGCCCCTACCCAGCCGGCAGCCACGGCCCCTCAGCTTAGGAGCCCTGGCCGGCCCGGCGGCGGGCGGGTGCCCCCTGAGGGCATCGGGAGGCGGAGGCCACAGCCCCGAGAGGGTCCCGCGGCTCcgctcccttcccttctcccttctcccgCCCCTGCCCCCGCCAGGCCCGGCCGTGCCGCTcccgcgccccgcgccccgcacccaccggccgccgccgccgccaacCGCGCGCGCCCGCTctgcgcccggccccgccccgccccgcccgccaATCGGATAACAGCGCTCCGGGAGCCGCAGCCAATCAGAGGTCGGGAAGGCGAGCCGAGCGGGAGAGGGGCGGGTTCGCTCCGCATACGTCACCCGCGGAGCTGGGAGGGACGGCGCGCGGCAGGGCGGGCGCTCCCTATTGGCTGCGCCTGCGGCGCGCTCTGTCCAATGGGCGCGGGGTCCGCGCCTTGGGAGGCGGGGCCGGCCCCGCGCCGAGTCCCCGCCTCTGTGGGGAGCGAGCGGCGGGACCTTCCGCGCGTTCCCTTCCGCATCCCTCCCGTCCCCTCCGCGTGTTCCCTTCGCTTCCGTCCCGCGTCCCCTCATCTCCCCCCGCTCCTTCCCGAGTCCTCCCGCGTTTCCCGCCGAAGCCGCTGCCGGCGGCCTCGGGTGCTCCCCTGGTGCCGGTGTCTCGGCTCCCGCGCCTCTCCGGCCCGGCTCGCACGCTTCGGAAAAACCTTTCTGGTCAGGGCTTGGTTCCTCATCCGAAGGTCAGAGCAGCCGAGAAGGGAGAGGCTGGAGAATGTAACAGGTTCTGTCACGTTTATTGCCTGTCCAGGCCATTTTCAGTAGCAGTAGAAAATGGAAACGTGGAGATGTGCAATTTCTGTGAGGCAGACAAGTTGAGTGTGACTGAAGGAGCGGAATTATTGTGGCTCTCCCTGTGTCAAACTCGTCTTTAGCTGCCCAAAACGGCAGGGCGGCCACCTCCCATCAGCATTCCCCAGCTGCCCGCTGTTCGTTCCTCTCCTGACGGCCAGGCGGCCCCTCCATGCCCTTTGCTCGGCCCCCAGGCAGCCAGGCCAGCGGCGTCCCGGGCTGTGTCCTTGGCAGCAGCCCTCCATGCAGGACGGGCTCCACAGGAGCTAGGTTCCATGAACGACGGCCCAAGCACAAAGCACTAACCCTAACCTTAACCCTGGTGGTGACTTCGCAGCCAGTGATGGGTACCTGGCCCTTAGGCACAAAAGCACTTGACCTCCACGGCCACCTATTTCATCTTTACCCCGGTGACACCGGCTGCGGGGCCACCACGGCAGTGTCGGAAGGGGACGCCGTCTAGCACTCCTGAAAAcaacagctgctgcacaggCCTTTTTGGGAGAACAGCTCTGACAAGGACATGGTGAATGACACACTCGTATACAGGGCAGAAGATGGTGGTCCATGTGGAAGCATCCCATGAACTGAATgtggtggtggagtccccatctgGATAACACCAACCCACGTTCAAATTAGCACACCAACCTAGATGCAAATTAGCACTCTAAGCTGCAGTTACACCTCTGGTATTAACAGAGACGCTTCTGTGTGGGTGAACATTTCATTTCCCTGAGGAACCTTTCCTGCAGTTAGTCAGGTTTTTGTTATACATCAGGCTTGTTATTCCATTAGTGCAGACAGCACATTAAACTGTCTGTGCTGGTATGCAAGCTATCATCTCAGACCCAAGTGGGCTAACATTTAAATAGCGTGTGACGCTGCTGCCGTCAAATTTCTATCAAGGCATGCCCGATTTCCCTGGGATTGCACAGAGGCAGGGAGCAAAGCAGCCGTGGGGACGTGGGCTGTAGCCAGGCAGGACTGATGACATGGACCCCTTCCCTGTCCTACCGGATGGCACCGGAGCTACGAACCAAAGCCGAAGCTGGGCAGGTGGCTCCAGTGGCAGATCCAGCACTGTGCAGAACTTGGCGGAAGGGTCAGCACTGGCCCTGGATATGGCCAGGTGTTTTTCAGactcctgctgctgaggaggaaaCTTCCTGCAGGATAATTTGCAAACTCCCGTTTGCAAAGTAATTTGAAGGACACATTGAAAAAAAGTCCTTGGTGGTGAAAATCAGGGCACTGACTTGATATGAGTGGGGAAGTTGGGCCTCTTACAGTGCATCTGGCATGAATGAGATGAGAAAAGCTTAGTTAAATACGAAGAGACAATAGCtgtagttttgttttggtttatttatatTGCCAATTAAAACCTATATGTCTGTTCAGTAGGTTTTGGGTACAGATTTTAAAGGGAGTCAACAGCTCACAAATCATAATTAGAGCATTAGacttctgattatttttccaCTTAGAACATACAAACTCTACATATGCTATACAGATATTATCCATTGATGGTTATTTAACCTGCCCTCACCAACCACCCAGGTCTTCAGGactcagttttatttctcatttgcttCTGTCTTTGAGCAATTCAAGTTTATACATCTCAAGGTTTAGACTGCTGTTGTAAGGCAACTTCAATGTGATTACTGCTCATCACATATGGTGATAAGTAGTacttcaacaacaacaaaacagccATGAGCAGAATCTTGTATgtaaacacaaaaaattaaaaatttataattATAATGCAGTTCAGAGTATAATATATTACCAATACtttcataaatacataaattttcattatttcaccATCAGTAATAAAATATAATCTGTCATTAAGAATGTAAGTACTGTACTCtgctagtttaaaaaaaataaattgaggtTCCTGAAAGTAAAAGTCAGGTTCTTCCCTCCTTCTCTAATAGTCGTGGTCTTCCTTGAGATGTGGATATTCTACTAAAGTACAGTTCTGggattttgtaattatttttaatatcaaacAGTATTCATCGGCACAGGCTATATTAGATTTTGCACACAAGGCACAATAAACCCAGGTTAACATTAACTATTcataaatacagtatttctcACTTACAGATACATTGCAAAGCTACAGAACAGAAACAGCAGttatgttcttttttaaaatgttcctttcaATGGTTCTTCTTGAGTTGATTACACAGCCCATATTTCCTTTTCAGATGACCTAATGTTAATAGTCTAAGAAGGAATTATCACATGGAGAAAAGAAGGTATGAGAGACTGAATACTATGAAGGCCTTCACTGGTTACATATTTGAATCATTCTAGAATTTCAGAAAAACCAGAACCGTGAACTTCAGGTTTCTGTACTGGGCTAGCCAGGGGGAAATGTAATTCCATGGATCTCATCACTGCTGTTTATTAGACAAATTTACTAATGtcacttcttaaaaaaaaacaaaacaaaacaaaaaaacccaaaacaaaacaaaacaaaaaaaaaaaaacaaaacaaaacaaaaaaaacaaaaaaaaccaaaaaaaaacaaaaaaaaccacaaaaatggaCTTTTACTCCatctatattttaaattagCCTTTATCTTCAATTCTTTGCCAACAGGAGTTTCTGTATCTGGACAACAGCCACTTCTTAAACTGATATCCGGATattgaaaaatgtttaattgAATGTCAGTTTTGGCAGTATTTTCCCACAAATGTCTAAAAGTATCTATGTCTAATTCTGGGTTGTTGAGGACATTTCACCTCTCCTAGGTTTGGGTGTGCATCCTGCCTGCATGCCAGTTTTACAGCAGTTTGAGGCTCACACAGGCAGGCATCATTCATCTCTGCTCTTGTTTCCATGGAGCAGATTTCCAGCAGAATCTTCTTATGTTCAGTTTAGGGGTGCCTTACCT belongs to Vidua macroura isolate BioBank_ID:100142 chromosome 1, ASM2450914v1, whole genome shotgun sequence and includes:
- the FIGNL1 gene encoding fidgetin-like protein 1, producing MEAPTPSAVHLSDWQESYFAVTSGTCTPGQKADGYRAKILRIQYAWANSEISQLCAANLFKKYAEKYSAIVDSGNAETGLNNYAENILTLAKCQQSDSDKWQSALTTDNVFELKCVRERMQAGKIFQSSQMAQTDACVRADKGVSASAAPALPKLDVFGSTRETELTAASAKCASQGPDLLGHPSSSKFLQSSVPSVTRTSDTLPAASASLSRQVLPGFQATPLFGSKEATNSSSLKMPGNCCDGQNSSLFGQSGVPAWSANSGKRKAFYGLADEGSTAIPSLAPCQASISTETNGFSGQRNRNEESSALGFKTAKEQLWVDQQKKSQNQRAPVSSYGGVKKSLGAGRSRGPFGKFVPPVPKQDGTENGGAQCKPHVGESTDPLLPVDERLKNIEPKMVELIMHEIMDHGPPVSWDDIAGVEFAKATIKEIVVWPMLRPDIFTGLRGPPKGILLFGPPGTGKTLIGKCIACQSGATFFSISASSLTSKWVGEGEKMVRALFAVARCQQPAVIFIDEIDSLLSQRGEGEHESSRRIKTEFLVQLDGATTSSEDRILVVGATNRPQEIDEAARRRLVKRLYIPLPEASARKQIVTRLMAKEHCSLNEEEIKLIVQKSDGFSGADMTQLCREASLGPIRSLQSMDIATITPEQVRPISFLDFESALRTVRPSVSPKDLELYETWNQTFGCGR